A part of Bacteroidota bacterium genomic DNA contains:
- the efp gene encoding elongation factor P produces the protein MADTGDVSIGTFLKYNNELVQVVEWQHRTPGNLRAFYQGKMRNLRNGKLVENRFRSGELVEIVSVEYRNLQFIYPEDSNIVLMDKDNFEQIYIQKDMIGDGINYLKEGMDVKVWFESDEPISAEAPSTVELEVTYCEPGLKGDTATNTLKPATLETGAKVSVPLFINIGDKIKVDTKMHSYMERVKQ, from the coding sequence ATGGCTGACACAGGCGACGTAAGCATCGGAACATTTCTGAAATACAACAACGAACTCGTACAGGTTGTAGAGTGGCAACATCGCACTCCCGGAAATCTTCGCGCTTTTTACCAGGGGAAAATGAGAAATCTCCGCAATGGAAAACTTGTAGAGAATCGTTTCCGTTCGGGAGAACTCGTGGAGATCGTTAGTGTGGAATATAGAAATCTGCAATTCATTTATCCGGAAGATTCGAATATTGTGCTTATGGATAAAGACAACTTCGAACAGATCTACATTCAGAAAGACATGATCGGAGACGGCATCAATTATCTCAAAGAAGGAATGGATGTGAAAGTGTGGTTTGAAAGTGATGAACCTATTTCTGCAGAAGCTCCTTCAACAGTTGAATTAGAAGTCACCTACTGCGAACCGGGATTGAAAGGAGATACTGCAACTAACACACTGAAACCGGCAACACTTGAAACCGGCGCAAAGGTCAGCGTTCCTCTTTTTATCAATATCGGCGACAAAATAAAAGTGGATACCAAAATGCATTCCTATATGGAGCGGGTGAAACAATGA